In the genome of Sphingomonas naphthae, one region contains:
- a CDS encoding DMT family transporter: MLRLRSARTVRGGESAPFAPRCPLPKPASLPTAFGVALLGIALFSAMDAVVKGSSFAIGVYNTLLWRSVAGVVLAGALHFGRRPRWPGPAALRVHVARGSITTIMAFLFFWGLVRVPMAQAVALTFIAPLLSLALAAVLLGEHVGRRAILASLVAFAGVLVIAIGGTRGTSEPQAWEGTLAIIGSALCYAYNIVLMRRQALQADPREVAFFSHLVLTILFGLAAPWLAIVPAPAQWSPILLAALLATGSLLLLSWAYARAPASRLSASEYSGFLWASLFGWLVFGETVGLATMAGAVLIVIGCVLAARAAQAPPEAAEL, from the coding sequence GTGCTTCGACTTCGCTCAGCACGAACGGTAAGGGGGGGCGAATCCGCCCCCTTCGCCCCAAGGTGCCCCCTGCCCAAGCCCGCCTCCCTTCCCACCGCCTTCGGCGTCGCCCTGCTCGGCATCGCGCTGTTCTCGGCGATGGATGCGGTCGTCAAGGGATCGAGCTTCGCGATCGGGGTCTACAACACCCTGTTGTGGCGCTCGGTCGCGGGGGTGGTGCTGGCGGGCGCGCTGCATTTCGGGCGGCGGCCGCGCTGGCCGGGGCCGGCGGCGCTTCGCGTCCATGTCGCGCGCGGCTCGATCACCACGATCATGGCCTTCCTGTTCTTCTGGGGACTGGTGCGCGTGCCGATGGCGCAGGCGGTGGCGCTGACCTTCATCGCGCCGTTGCTGTCGCTGGCGCTGGCGGCGGTGCTGCTCGGCGAACATGTCGGGCGGCGGGCGATCCTCGCCTCGCTGGTGGCCTTCGCGGGCGTGCTGGTGATCGCGATCGGCGGCACGCGCGGCACCTCCGAACCGCAGGCGTGGGAGGGCACGCTGGCGATCATCGGATCGGCGCTGTGCTACGCCTATAACATCGTGCTGATGCGGCGGCAGGCGTTGCAGGCGGACCCGCGCGAGGTCGCTTTCTTCTCGCATCTGGTCCTGACGATCCTGTTCGGCCTTGCCGCGCCGTGGCTGGCGATCGTGCCCGCCCCCGCGCAGTGGAGCCCGATCCTGCTGGCGGCGCTGCTCGCCACGGGATCGCTGCTGCTGCTCAGCTGGGCCTATGCGCGCGCCCCGGCCAGCCGGCTTTCGGCGAGCGAATATAGCGGTTTCCTGTGGGCGTCGCTGTTTGGCTGGCTGGTGTTCGGCGAGACGGTCGGCCTCGCGACCATGGCGGGGGCGGTGCTGATCGTCATCGGATGCGTGCTGGCTGCGCGGGCGGCGCAGGCCCCGCCCGAGGCGGCGGAGCTGTAG
- a CDS encoding Rne/Rng family ribonuclease has protein sequence MTTRMLIDARHREETRVAVVKGNRIEEFDFDSEERKQLKGNIYLARVTRVEPSLQAAFIEYGGNRHGFLAFSEIHPDYYQIPKEDREALLREEAEHAAEEEALRAAEDDRDDADEEIEEEVALERFEDDGGAEGDGDDHGDLPPPPRRSAGGGDDQAVESLRQRRMSLRRRYKIQDVIRRRQVLLVQIVKEERGNKGAALTTYLSLAGRYCVLMPNTAHGGGISRKISNSGDRKRLKSILADLNLPKTMGCIVRTAGLQRTKVEIKRDFDYLARLWDEIREKTLTSEAPALVYGDSDLIKRAIRDIYNKDIDEVIVEGEEGYRSARNFMKLLMPSHAKKIVPYVDAVPLYQRFGVEEQLSAMYQPVVQLKSGGYIVINPTEALVSIDINSGRSTREHNIEQTATATNLEAAHEIARQLRLRDMAGLVVIDFIDMENGSNNRKVEKAMKEALKNDRARIQVGRISSFGLFEMSRQRIRTGVLEASTRGCPHCEGTGLVRTASSSALSALRMLEEEAARGRGSRLLLRASQEAALYVLNRKRAELAEIEDRYGVFIEIIGDGAMEGARMTVEAGGPPPAYAPRLPQPIVIEADDDFIEEDEIEEEEIEETEEAEGERPARAERGDRGGERGEDGRGGGRRRRRRRRRGGGRDEAPEGASGDVESVEGEPIEAEAIETDAETVEAPEAGAGDSAEGGRGGRRGRRGRRGGRRRGGDEAGVSQPAAAEGETGLEEAPAPIVEAPVAEEAAAPVEEEASRPRRRPRARKAAAEVAEPVIAAEPEAPAPEPVVEAEAEAPKPKARRSRKKTVEPVEVAPEAAVEAAPVEAEPGIEAAEPAPAKPRRGRKPKAAPVEAEAEATPNVVGVPVEAQPAEEALAAEPVATDTETAAPATAEDGSGEPPRRGWWQRTFGA, from the coding sequence ATGACCACGCGCATGTTGATCGACGCGCGCCACCGGGAGGAAACCCGCGTGGCCGTCGTCAAGGGAAACCGCATCGAGGAATTTGACTTCGATTCCGAAGAGCGCAAGCAGCTCAAGGGTAATATCTATCTCGCCCGTGTGACCCGCGTTGAGCCGTCGTTGCAGGCGGCCTTCATCGAATATGGCGGCAATCGCCACGGCTTCCTGGCGTTTTCGGAAATCCACCCGGATTATTACCAGATCCCCAAGGAGGATCGCGAGGCGCTGCTGCGCGAAGAGGCCGAGCATGCCGCCGAGGAAGAGGCGCTGCGCGCCGCCGAGGACGATCGCGACGACGCCGACGAGGAGATCGAGGAAGAGGTCGCGCTCGAGCGGTTCGAGGACGACGGCGGCGCCGAGGGCGACGGCGACGACCATGGCGATCTGCCGCCCCCGCCGCGCCGCAGCGCCGGTGGTGGCGACGATCAGGCCGTGGAATCGCTGCGCCAGCGCCGCATGTCGCTGCGCCGCCGCTACAAGATCCAGGACGTCATCCGCCGCCGCCAGGTGCTGCTCGTCCAGATCGTGAAGGAAGAGCGCGGCAACAAGGGCGCGGCGCTGACGACGTATCTCAGCCTGGCCGGCCGTTATTGCGTGCTGATGCCGAACACCGCGCACGGCGGCGGGATCAGCCGCAAGATCAGCAATTCGGGCGATCGCAAGCGCCTGAAGTCGATCCTGGCCGATCTCAACCTGCCCAAGACGATGGGCTGCATCGTCCGCACCGCGGGCCTCCAGCGCACCAAGGTCGAGATCAAGCGCGACTTCGATTATCTCGCGCGCCTGTGGGACGAAATCCGCGAGAAGACGCTCACGTCCGAGGCGCCGGCGCTGGTCTATGGCGACAGCGACCTCATCAAGCGCGCGATCCGCGATATCTACAACAAGGATATCGACGAGGTGATCGTGGAGGGCGAGGAGGGCTATCGCTCGGCCCGCAACTTCATGAAGCTGCTGATGCCCAGCCACGCCAAGAAGATCGTGCCCTATGTCGATGCGGTGCCGCTGTACCAGCGCTTCGGCGTCGAGGAGCAGCTGTCGGCGATGTACCAGCCGGTCGTGCAGCTGAAGTCGGGCGGCTATATCGTCATCAACCCGACCGAGGCGCTGGTGTCGATCGACATCAACTCGGGCCGCTCGACGCGCGAGCATAATATCGAGCAGACCGCCACCGCGACCAATCTGGAAGCCGCGCACGAGATCGCCCGCCAGCTGCGCCTGCGCGACATGGCCGGCCTCGTCGTGATCGACTTCATCGACATGGAGAACGGGTCGAACAACCGTAAGGTCGAGAAGGCGATGAAGGAGGCGCTGAAGAACGATCGCGCCCGCATCCAGGTCGGCCGTATCTCGTCCTTCGGCCTGTTCGAGATGAGCCGCCAGCGCATCCGCACCGGTGTGCTGGAGGCCTCGACCCGCGGCTGCCCGCATTGCGAGGGCACCGGCCTCGTCCGCACCGCATCCTCGTCGGCGCTGTCGGCGCTGCGGATGCTGGAGGAGGAAGCCGCGCGCGGCCGGGGTTCGCGCCTGCTGCTGCGCGCCAGCCAGGAAGCGGCGCTCTATGTGCTCAACCGCAAGCGCGCCGAGCTGGCCGAGATCGAGGACCGCTATGGCGTGTTCATCGAGATCATCGGCGACGGCGCGATGGAAGGCGCCCGGATGACGGTCGAGGCGGGTGGCCCGCCGCCGGCCTATGCCCCGCGCCTGCCGCAGCCGATCGTGATCGAGGCCGACGACGATTTCATCGAGGAGGATGAGATCGAAGAGGAAGAGATCGAGGAGACCGAGGAAGCCGAGGGCGAGCGCCCGGCCCGCGCCGAGCGCGGCGATCGCGGTGGCGAGCGTGGCGAGGACGGTCGCGGGGGCGGCCGTCGCCGCCGTCGCCGCCGCCGTCGTGGCGGTGGCCGCGACGAGGCGCCCGAGGGTGCCTCGGGCGACGTCGAGAGCGTCGAGGGCGAGCCGATCGAGGCCGAAGCGATCGAGACCGACGCCGAGACCGTCGAGGCGCCCGAGGCGGGTGCCGGCGATAGCGCCGAGGGTGGTCGTGGCGGTCGCCGTGGCCGTCGCGGCCGTCGTGGCGGTCGCCGCCGTGGCGGTGACGAGGCGGGCGTGAGCCAGCCGGCCGCCGCCGAGGGCGAGACGGGCCTCGAGGAGGCGCCCGCGCCGATCGTCGAGGCGCCGGTCGCCGAGGAAGCCGCCGCGCCGGTGGAAGAGGAAGCGTCGCGTCCGCGCCGTCGCCCGCGCGCCCGCAAGGCGGCCGCCGAGGTCGCCGAGCCGGTGATCGCAGCCGAGCCCGAGGCGCCCGCGCCCGAGCCGGTCGTCGAGGCCGAGGCGGAAGCGCCCAAGCCGAAGGCGCGCCGTTCGCGCAAGAAGACTGTCGAGCCGGTCGAAGTCGCGCCGGAGGCTGCCGTCGAGGCCGCACCGGTCGAGGCGGAGCCGGGGATCGAGGCCGCCGAGCCGGCCCCGGCCAAGCCGCGTCGCGGGCGCAAGCCCAAGGCGGCGCCGGTCGAGGCCGAAGCCGAGGCGACGCCGAATGTCGTGGGTGTGCCGGTCGAGGCGCAGCCGGCCGAGGAGGCGCTCGCCGCCGAGCCGGTCGCGACCGACACCGAGACAGCAGCTCCGGCGACCGCCGAGGATGGCTCGGGCGAACCGCCGCGTCGCGGCTGGTGGCAGCGCACCTTCGGCGCCTGA
- the phhA gene encoding phenylalanine 4-monooxygenase yields MYSPIERPDGLAPDWTIPQDWAHYSAEDHAVWDLLFARQARQLPGRASKAWLAGLDTLRLSRPGIPDFAELSDRLMAATGWQVVAVPGLVPDDVFFDHLANRRFVAGNFIRRRDQLDYLQEPDVFHDVFGHVPMLADPVFADYMQAYGQGGLRSLQFGALHKLARLYWYTVEFGLVREDDDLRIYGSGIVSSHGESIFALDDASPNRIGFDLKRVMRTEYRIDDYQRSYFVIPDFETLLRATTETDFAPLYRELEALPDLAPDALVAGDEVVTRGTQARV; encoded by the coding sequence ATGTACTCGCCGATCGAGAGGCCCGACGGCCTCGCCCCCGACTGGACCATCCCGCAGGATTGGGCGCATTACAGCGCCGAGGATCATGCGGTGTGGGATCTGCTGTTCGCGCGGCAGGCGAGGCAATTGCCGGGCCGCGCGTCTAAGGCGTGGCTGGCGGGGCTCGATACGCTGCGGCTGTCGCGGCCGGGCATCCCCGATTTCGCCGAACTCTCCGATCGGCTGATGGCGGCGACCGGGTGGCAGGTGGTGGCGGTGCCGGGGCTGGTGCCCGACGACGTGTTCTTCGATCACCTCGCCAACCGCCGCTTCGTGGCGGGCAATTTCATCCGCCGCCGCGACCAGCTGGATTATCTGCAGGAGCCGGACGTGTTCCACGACGTGTTCGGCCATGTGCCGATGCTCGCCGATCCGGTCTTCGCCGATTATATGCAGGCCTATGGCCAGGGGGGGCTGCGTTCGCTGCAATTCGGGGCGCTGCACAAACTGGCGCGGCTCTATTGGTACACGGTCGAATTCGGGCTGGTGCGCGAGGATGACGATCTGCGCATCTACGGATCGGGCATCGTTTCCAGCCATGGCGAGAGCATCTTCGCGCTGGACGATGCGAGCCCCAACCGCATCGGTTTCGATCTGAAGCGGGTGATGCGGACGGAATACAGGATCGACGATTACCAGCGCAGCTATTTCGTGATCCCCGATTTCGAGACGCTGCTGCGCGCGACGACCGAGACGGATTTCGCCCCGCTGTATCGCGAACTGGAAGCGCTGCCCGATCTCGCGCCGGATGCGCTGGTGGCGGGGGACGAGGTGGTGACGCGGGGGACGCAGGCGCGGGTGTGA